TATAAATCATCTTATTTTCATAATCTACATCACTCCACCTTAATCCTGCAATCTCTGCTCGGCGCATGCCTGTAGTGACGGCTAGAAAAACAGGAAGGTATACTTGCGTATCCTTGCAAGCGTTTAATAAGGTTTCAATGTGATTCTCATCCAGAATTTCCGTTTGGCTTTTATTTTTCTTAGGAGGCTCTACTGCATCACAGGGATTTCTGTTAAGAATTTGCCATTTTACTGCCTGTTTTAAAGCTTGTTTAAGAACTTTGTGGATGTAGAGGACTGTAGTAGTGCTTAAGTCACTTTCTAAGTTTAATTGAGTAGAGGGACTGAATTTCTGTGGGTTTTAGTTTCTGAAGCTTATGTTTACCCAGTAGGGGGACAATGTGATTGTGAATCGTCTCCTTATAGCCCCTAAAAGTATTATGCCGTACCTTATGCTCTGCGTAATCCTTTAGCCATTTGTTGAGATATTCCTCTAGGGTAATGTTATCACAGTCTACATAGGTCCCGGTATTTAACTGCTGCAGCACCTCAGACAACTTGGCCTGGGCTTCTTTTTTAGTTTTAAAGCCGGAAAACCATCTTTGCTTTCGTTTCCCTTTTTCATCATGCCCTACATCTACGGCAATGTACCATTTATTTCCCTTCTTTG
The sequence above is drawn from the Clostridium formicaceticum genome and encodes:
- a CDS encoding Arm DNA-binding domain-containing protein, whose protein sequence is MRGTVTKKGNKWYIAVDVGHDEKGKRKQRWFSGFKTKKEAQAKLSEVLQQLNTGTYVDCDNITLEEYLNKWLKDYAEHKVRHNTFRGYKETIHNHIVPLLGKHKLQKLKPTEIQSLYSIKLRK